The genomic interval CCAAACGAGCAGTCCAAGCTTATCGCACCAATACAAATAACGCGGGTCTTCAATTTTTTGATGTTTTCTCGCCCCATTGAATCCCATTTGCTTGGTCAGCTCGACATCCGTACGGAGCATTTCATCGCTTGGAGCTGTTAGCACACCACCTGGAAAATAACCTTGATCCAAAATTAGCTTCATATAATAAGGACGATTGTTTAAGCAAATAACGCCATCCTCAATCGATATCTTTCTCATGCCGAAATAGCTTTTGACATGATCCAATTCTCGTTCTCCATCAAGCAGCATAAATTCAACGTCATACAAGTTTGGCTTCTCCGGCGACCACCAGCGCCCAAGCCCATGATCATTAAAATCATGAAGCTTGATAGAGACCTCCTCTTCCTGCTCCATAACACGAATAACATCCTCAGCGATTAATTCACCTTCAAACGATATTTTAATGCTGAGTCGCAAGCCATTATATAATTCCGTTCCCTTAATAAAGCTGCGAATATGAATTTTATTATGATCGATATCCGGCGTCAATCTCACTCGGCTCACATGCGCTTGATTAACAGCCTCCATCCAAACCGTTTGCCAAATCCCAGTCGTTCGCGTATAGAAAACTTGCTCTGACTGCTCCTTCCAATACTGCTTCCCTCTAGGCAGCGTGACGTCTTTACTATAATCTTGTGCACGCACGACTATGCTATTGGGGCCTATTGCATTCAACACTGCAGTAATATCCGCATGAAATGGGGTGTGGCCGCCCTCATGACTTGCTACTAAATGTCCATTTACCCATACCTTTGCTTCATAATCAACAGCACCGAAATGGAGAATGATTCGTTTCCCTGCATACTCCGTTGGAACCTCAATACTTTTACGATACCATACGATATCGTGAAACGATTTTTCATTAATGCCGCTTAACTCGCTTTGGTAACAAAACGGCACCTGAATCTTGCGATCAAACTGTTTTCTCTCGAACCATTTATTATCACAACCTGCATTTGAGTCGTCATACTCAAATTCCCATTCCCCGTTCAGGTTTAACCAGGATGATCGCTCAAATTGCGGTCTTGGATATTCATTTCGTATTGCATCCATCATGTTCCCACTCCAGTCCTATTGCTTATGCTTATATATTATTTTTTTAGCGGATTTATCATTAAATGGTTGAACAACATTGTTGAACGTTCTGACCGAATGCCCACCTTGCCATGCAAAAATGGATAAGGGTCCGTATAATTAATAACTGGAGTTGAGCCATCCCCCAGAAATACTTTTATGTTCCCGTCTTTTGCAACAACTCTGAACGAATAGGCTTTACCGGTTTCCAGTTCTGCGCTTTCACTAGCTACTAAATTGGAATCATAGTTCATCCGATTCAAAGTCAGCTGCGAAGAAGAAATACCGATGTAATAGCCCATGACTGCATCCCTAACCTGAGCCGGATGGTAGGATTCATTGGAAGCTCGAACAAAAACGCCTCCGATATCCGTTTCTGCATTCAACTGCACATCAAACGCCAGCTCATAATTGTCCCAATTGTCACTGCCCGCAAACAACATGTCATCATCTATGCCGCTGCCGCTATAATCATCCTCCGATTGTCTAAACAGCCCCATTCCCGTTTGAGAGGATAATGAATGGAACGGCTGCTCCTTATCCAGCAGGTCTGTAGCGAACAGCTCAAATGAATGCATTTCCACTGGTCCAGCTTTCAGCTCTATCTTAAGCTCATGAAAACCTGCCGCAATTTCGATTGTTCCAATTCGAAGCTTCGCTGTGCCTTCTACAAAGGCTGGGTCATCGGTTTTGATCTTCGTCTTCACGGCTTCGCCGCCGTTAATTGACCACTCCAAGACAACATCCTTCTCCGGCTTTTTAAGCGTTAGGCCGATCCCGTATTTCGCATGATCCTTCACATTCAGCTTGTATTTCAACCAGTCACCGCCTTGCAGCAGGCTCACGGAATAACTGCCGTCATCCAGCTTGCGAATCGGTACACCGTCTGCTTTCCTAAAATCACTGGTCTCGGATGGCTTCTGCTCCAAATGAAAGCCGCGATCAGCTTCCTTCAAATAATGAACCGACTCAATTGCCCCAGGCACAGGCTTATAGGACTCAAAATCACTGCTGCCGCCTGCTTCATTCGTAAAGGCTGTATATTCATAAATTGGCTGCAACTGATTGGCGATATAGCCAATTTTCCCGCTGCTCGGCTTAGCTGTATGCTCCTCTATCTTTTTCATTCCGTCGAAGAAGACAAGAACAGTGTCATCACGCTGCTCGACACGAATCGTATGCAGCTTCAAGTAATCAAATTCATTAGGAAGCAGTGCTTGTGCACGCTGTTTCTCTGATCCATTTTGAACCGTTACATACCCAATCTCATGTTTTCCTGGCCACAACTTGATTGCTGAATAATTAGCTTCATCTGTATAAGAGAATACAGTTGCAATCGTACCGCTATCCACTGCACTGTTCGAAAGATTCAATCTGAAGTTGTATTCCGCAATAAACGCATCTTCCGTCGAAAGTTTACTCAGTACCTTTTGTTCAGCCGCGGATGATGATTCATCCCATTGTTCTGAAGAAATGCCGTCTGTGAGCCAGCTATATAATGTAGGCATTGCTGGCGCAGGCTGCATATGATCATGAGATGGACCAAAAACAACCAGCTTATCACCGTTATAGGCAAGTCGATCAATGTTCAATTCACGTACTGGCGGGCCTTCAGAAGAATGTCCAACCAGATTATGATAAGTCAAATAATAAGAGTCCATATTCGGCCCAAGCACTGTTGCACTATGGCCAAGCCCTTTAAATTCATCCTTTACGCTGATGACGATCGGATTGTTTGCAGGAATCGTATAATCACCGAAAGGCCCGTCCTTGGATACTGCGTAGTTCACCCGATAACCGTTACTAAATACGTGATTGCCCGTATACGTCATATAGTAAAGGCCATTTCTCTTCCAGATCATTGAACCTTCTGTCCAATGTCCAAGAAATGCATTAGTCGTTACGCCAACATCAATCGTTAATGGATCTGGCATTTCATGCGCAACGATGCCTTGCGTGCCTGCATTCGTAAAATACCATTTCCCGTCATCGTCAATAAAAACAGAGCCATCGATAGAATTTCCGAGATTTTCGGTTTTGACGACGAAAGGGCCCGTTGGGCTGTCGCTTTGCAGCACATAATGCCCTTGGCCTGCCGGGGATGTATATAAATAAAAGCTGCCATTCCAGTAAAAGACCTCAGGTGCATAAGCCCCAGTCGTAATGGGGTCTTCAGTGACTAGTCCTTCATATTTCCAATCCACTAAATTTTCGGAGCTCCAAGCTTTAATGCCCGGACGAAAGTCCTTTGTACTGCAATACAAATAAAACCTACCGTTGTAACGCATGATGAAAGGATCTCCGATCCCGTAATCCTCCCACTCTTGCTCCAGCTTCAACGAATTTGTATACAATTTAGCATCCTCCTTCAACAGTACGACTGCTTTTTCTTCTGGTGTGGACTTGCAGCCACTTAACATGACTACCATGCATACAACGAGGAAGGCGACAAGCTTCGTCGCCCTCATTTGTGTAAGGTTAAAATATCTCATGCGCTAACCTTTTAAGCCGCTAATCGCCATAGACTCGATAAAGTAGCGTTGGCAGAAAAAGAATACAAGAATGACTGGAACCATCGATATAATCGATGCCGCCAAGATTACCGGATAGTTAGAAGATCCCATATATTGTGATTGCATAGAAGCAATGAGAACTTGAATGGTTTGTTTCTGCGGGGAGCTTAAATAAATAAGCGGTCCCATAAAATCATTCCAAATGCCCATGAAGCTAAGCGCTGCTTGAGCTGCAATCGCAGGTTTTGCAACCGGCAGTGCAATGGTCCAGAAGGTACGGAAGAAACCGCTGCCGTCCAGCTTCGCTGCTTCCACCAGCTCATTCGGCAAACCTCCCGCCAAGTATTGGCGCAGGAAGAAAATAACGACGATATTGCCAAATAACCCGGGTACGATAAGCGGCAAAAGCGTATCCGTCCAATTAATTGACGAGAAGCCAATAAACTGAGGGATCATAACGACGGAAAAAGGAATCATCATCGTGCCAAGCAAGGATAGAAAAATAGCATCTTTAAACGGAAATTCAATCTTAGCGAATGCATATGCCGCCATTGTTGAAACGAAGATTCCAATGACAAGTACAAAGACGACAATAATCATGCTATTCATAAAACCGCTTAGCAACGGAGAATCATTCCAAGCCGTTACATAGTTTTTGAATGTAGCCGGGTCTGGAATCCATTTAGGCGGAATTTCAAAAACGTTGCGTTGATCTTTTAATGAAGTGGATATTGTCCAAACGAACGGCGCCAGCATAATAATAGAGCCGATACATAGAATTAATGCCACCCAAAGGTTTGTTATTCGTTTCTGTTGCATTTGAAATCAAACTCCCCTCGCAAACTGTAACGGTAAAAGATTAATCGTTGTACACCCATTTTTTCGATAAACGGAACTGAAGGAGTGTAACGATGAAAATAATAATGCCAAGAACCCAAGCCACTGAGCTGGCATAACCCATATTAAAATACTTGAACGCATTTTCGAAAATATAAAATACTACGGTTGCCGCACTATACTCCGGCCCTCCGTCGCCTGCCAATACGTAAATTTGGCTAAACGATTGGAACGCGCCGATAACGCCCATGACAATAACGAAAAAATGAATGTTCGTCAGCAGTGGAATGGTAATTAACCGCAGTTTCTGGAATGCACTCGCGCCATCCACTTCAGCTGCCTCGTAATAGGACGACGAAATTGATTGCAGCCCGGCTAAATAAAGAACCATCGTACCGCCAACGCCGCCCCATACTCCCATCAAAATCATGGAAGGTTTAATCCAATTTGCGTCACCTAACCAGTTAGGCCCTTC from Paenibacillus sp. FSL K6-3182 carries:
- a CDS encoding sugar-binding domain-containing protein — its product is MDAIRNEYPRPQFERSSWLNLNGEWEFEYDDSNAGCDNKWFERKQFDRKIQVPFCYQSELSGINEKSFHDIVWYRKSIEVPTEYAGKRIILHFGAVDYEAKVWVNGHLVASHEGGHTPFHADITAVLNAIGPNSIVVRAQDYSKDVTLPRGKQYWKEQSEQVFYTRTTGIWQTVWMEAVNQAHVSRVRLTPDIDHNKIHIRSFIKGTELYNGLRLSIKISFEGELIAEDVIRVMEQEEEVSIKLHDFNDHGLGRWWSPEKPNLYDVEFMLLDGERELDHVKSYFGMRKISIEDGVICLNNRPYYMKLILDQGYFPGGVLTAPSDEMLRTDVELTKQMGFNGARKHQKIEDPRYLYWCDKLGLLVWGEMANAYQYSEQYVTRIMNEWQEAVHRDYNHPCIVVWVPLNESWGTPNILIDKRQQHHASTLYYLTKSLDDTRPVISNDGWEHVKSDIYTVHDYESQEEILASRYATPEMSVKCDPQGRKILVPGFTYNGEPVQLSEFGGISYIKDNEVGWGYSSARDDQDFLNRLVAVMRPIIAAGGLQGYCYTQLTDVEQEKNGLLSFEREPKLPIETYRELNKGMVPVL
- a CDS encoding family 43 glycosylhydrolase is translated as MRYFNLTQMRATKLVAFLVVCMVVMLSGCKSTPEEKAVVLLKEDAKLYTNSLKLEQEWEDYGIGDPFIMRYNGRFYLYCSTKDFRPGIKAWSSENLVDWKYEGLVTEDPITTGAYAPEVFYWNGSFYLYTSPAGQGHYVLQSDSPTGPFVVKTENLGNSIDGSVFIDDDGKWYFTNAGTQGIVAHEMPDPLTIDVGVTTNAFLGHWTEGSMIWKRNGLYYMTYTGNHVFSNGYRVNYAVSKDGPFGDYTIPANNPIVISVKDEFKGLGHSATVLGPNMDSYYLTYHNLVGHSSEGPPVRELNIDRLAYNGDKLVVFGPSHDHMQPAPAMPTLYSWLTDGISSEQWDESSSAAEQKVLSKLSTEDAFIAEYNFRLNLSNSAVDSGTIATVFSYTDEANYSAIKLWPGKHEIGYVTVQNGSEKQRAQALLPNEFDYLKLHTIRVEQRDDTVLVFFDGMKKIEEHTAKPSSGKIGYIANQLQPIYEYTAFTNEAGGSSDFESYKPVPGAIESVHYLKEADRGFHLEQKPSETSDFRKADGVPIRKLDDGSYSVSLLQGGDWLKYKLNVKDHAKYGIGLTLKKPEKDVVLEWSINGGEAVKTKIKTDDPAFVEGTAKLRIGTIEIAAGFHELKIELKAGPVEMHSFELFATDLLDKEQPFHSLSSQTGMGLFRQSEDDYSGSGIDDDMLFAGSDNWDNYELAFDVQLNAETDIGGVFVRASNESYHPAQVRDAVMGYYIGISSSQLTLNRMNYDSNLVASESAELETGKAYSFRVVAKDGNIKVFLGDGSTPVINYTDPYPFLHGKVGIRSERSTMLFNHLMINPLKK
- a CDS encoding carbohydrate ABC transporter permease; the encoded protein is MQQKRITNLWVALILCIGSIIMLAPFVWTISTSLKDQRNVFEIPPKWIPDPATFKNYVTAWNDSPLLSGFMNSMIIVVFVLVIGIFVSTMAAYAFAKIEFPFKDAIFLSLLGTMMIPFSVVMIPQFIGFSSINWTDTLLPLIVPGLFGNIVVIFFLRQYLAGGLPNELVEAAKLDGSGFFRTFWTIALPVAKPAIAAQAALSFMGIWNDFMGPLIYLSSPQKQTIQVLIASMQSQYMGSSNYPVILAASIISMVPVILVFFFCQRYFIESMAISGLKG
- a CDS encoding sugar ABC transporter permease, producing MRKSKPSYIRKEYAWAYLFVAAPVLGFLIFGVAPLLYSAWLSFTSWDLVTPPEFVGFDNYIEVFHDEKVYKSLFNTVFMMLGIPIGMIVALLLAIMMNRPLKGISFLRTIYYLPVISPIIAVSLLWQWILNQDFGLLNQTMWSWFGIEGPNWLGDANWIKPSMILMGVWGGVGGTMVLYLAGLQSISSSYYEAAEVDGASAFQKLRLITIPLLTNIHFFVIVMGVIGAFQSFSQIYVLAGDGGPEYSAATVVFYIFENAFKYFNMGYASSVAWVLGIIIFIVTLLQFRLSKKWVYND